The genomic region CGGTGCGCAGCCAGGATGAATGGCTCCATTATAGCATGCGTCCTCAACCTGAAAGAGTTTGTCAGAATGTACATGGTAAGTATTCCGTGGTCACACTCTGCAGGAGGTGCTCCAGTTTTTGGAGACAGTTCAAGTAGCAGTGGCATGATTCAAATGCATGACtggttttcactttcagtgagATTTCGATGAATTTCACTGAATTTCAAGTCATTTCGGTAGACACTGATATATTGACCTTCCAGTCAAAATATTTCAGTTGCAGTGAAGGAAttcaaataattttcaaaaaaattgcGCAAATTTTCAAATAAATTTTGGAATTTCAAGTGGACGTTTCGATCCTTTGGCCGAAATGCAAACAGAAATCACTGAAATTCAGTAATTTCGGTATTTACTGAAATATTTCTGAAACTGAAATTTAAAACCACTTCAACCTGAACAGTTGATAATGAAGGATGAACAAAATCATACCAGTGATTAACAAGCTGATGAACACCGGCGTCATTAGAGCTGACATGTGCCTTGCCAAGCATCCAGATCCAGTTGGATGTAGCATCACAAGCAGGGGTAAGGACCTTGCTTGGCTGAGGCTCCCCTGACTGGGCTGGAGGAAGAGAAAGCTCAATCGCGACCGGTTTCAATGTGCCACCTTGAGTCAGGAAGAAGATTGCCCTGGTTGCGTATGCTTTCCGCCCCTCGATCGCGTTGATCCGGTCCAAGAATGGCATGTACACATCATGGTGGTCTACAATGAAGAGCTTCTCCTTGTCTATTGCCTTTGTTCATAAGGTGTGTGATCAGAATCAGTACAAGAATGATCATTGGTACATAACTGAACATAAATTAAGACTCGGTCGTATGAAGGTACCTCTTGTACTGTCAGTCCGTTAAGCTGACCAGCAATGTGCTGTTCGGTAATTGATGATTCAGGTGGACCGTAGGTTGCAGGATCCAGCTTGCTCACTGGTGGAAAAACCTATTTCGATGTGAATTCCCAAAGTTATGTATttataaaatatatggaaaatggATTACTTTTACTGATCAACCCAGAAGTATATTAGTATTGCGGATTTCACTAGGGACCATGTGTTTTCTTAATTACCGTGAGCCTCTCGATGCTAACTGGGTTTATTCCTGCAACAGCTTGCCGCGCAAACTCATCATCACGGAGCCATGCAAACTTGTCCTCTGTGGAATGGGAGTCGCAGGATTAAAAGAAGCAACTCTCAGCGATCCTGAATCTGATCAAACATTTGGTGATGGCACACCAGCATAAGATAAACTGCGATGAACTTTACTTACTGGAAAGGATGCTAGGTGTGTCATAGCGAAGCATCCCTTCGCTCGACTCCTGAATCTTTTGGACAAATGGTATCTTCTGAAACAGGTGCTCCTGGAGGCCTAGCTTGAGCCTGAGACCCTCCTTGTAGAGGTTGTCAACGTGGTGGAAGCCTTGGAAGTTGTGGGTTTCAGCTGAGATTGATGCAATCAGCGACGGGATTAGGGTGTGAAGTACTGCTCGGAGCCTCCCTGATATGAAGGCTCCCTGTTTCAGCTCCTCAAATGTCTCATCTCGAGGTACATATATTCGATGCGGCTTCTCCACTCTGCTCTCGGATAGCATGTCTGCACCGCGGTTAGATGCACAATGTTAATTCTAATTTCTGTATCAGGTGAAATGGCAAATTGTTCTATCTGAAAAATTCAGTAGGGTCACTTTGTAGTTACTGTTTGATTGCCGGTCTTTGAAGTTATAACTAAGCATGCCATATCAGTCACAAAGAATTAAGAAATGCAATGTAGCACTATCAGAAAAAATAATACAACTACAAACTAAAAACTCAATTTCATGAAAAGGAAAATAGGAAATCAAACGACTGTTGAACCTTCGGTGGAAAGTAGTAAATACTGACAGTGGCCATGCACTCCAGAGACTGACAACAAAGAAGGTCCCACTATGTTTCTTATAAATTTTCACAGCCACCGGAACCGAAGAAACATGAGAAAGCTAAACAATATAACAGAATGTGCTAGATACAGTATATGGAGCTTCCTGGTTGCTACTGGACATACGGTTCCAACATAACTATTCTGTTCAGTTTGGCAACTCACGGTGTTTTACCCATGGAGCACGTCGAATAGATTTTGCAAGAATATGACCAGAACTAACTTTTAGGTCTTGTGTAAACCCATGCTTTTCCTTTGTCAAATTCAGACAACCTCATTGGATCAAACCATGTGGTCAAGGACTACTGCCTGATGGTTCAAGCTACCAAAGTCTGACAATGACATGGCCTTATGATCAAAAGAACTGGACAAGCACTGGTGGATATAGTTGGGCACTAAACACACACTTTTCTAGCTCAGGCCAAATTCTGTTTTCCACCATCTGATAAGGGATTCAAGAAGATAACAGAACTTACTAGTATCAGTTGGTGGACGACCGGTCCGACATCGACGTGGGTAAGGGATCTTGTCGCCTCCAAGGATGGGTCTGATGAACTCTTTCCCCCTATCTGGATTCCCCAGATCGTTGTACATTGCATAATCATATATTTGGTCAGATATCTTTCGAACCCCGGTGCCATCTCCTCGTAGATCTCTCAGCACCTTCTCCCTTATTTCTCTAAGCCCGGGAGGTGTTTGAGACGGTAAATACGGCTGCATGAGGAGATCATCCATACATTATCACAAATCCGGTAATACAAACTCTCGTAAACTGAGTCAAACATTAGCAAAAATCACTGTAGTAATCATTAAAGAAATCAACTATAAACCATGTGTTGGGGGAAAAGTCAACTATAAACCATTTTAGAATACGGCGACCACAGCTTAAGTTAGACGTGTTTATATATGAATTTGTGATAATGTCAGTGTTAACAGTGCTGGATCCTTCTCCACTATGAATTTTCAATGgttcttgactatttctttggcgAATCCTAATAGATCGACGAGCCTGTCAGTGTTAACAGTGCTGGAaaacacacacacaatttttttgCGAAGTTACGCATATATGACAATGATGTCCACTAGGTTGATAAATGCAGTGGGTTAGTGCCAAGAGATTGTTCTCGTACAGGCCACAGATTTTCTCTACTTGGGCCACAATGACATGTCTCGATCAAATCATGCGTTCAAATTGGCCTCCTAGATGTGCAGTTAATTACCTCCGTCACTTTATTTTATCAGATtctacttttattttcagactGTAGCTAATGGCCTCCTTTCTCCCCCTCTATCAACATCATAGACAATGATGCACCACCAACTTTTAGCAGCGAAAACCTCGATTAATCAACGCATGATTGATATTACGTTTACGTGCACCCAGTCAGGACCATAACACAATGCTACCAAGTCCATGTCTCCCTCCTGAACCTGAAGCGAAAGAGAAGTGCACGCACGTACCTTGTTGCTGAAGAAGACCCTGTTGCCGTCGCCGGGCAGCTCCCCGGTGGTCTGCACCCAGGAGTTGCAGTCGAAGTAGACGGTGCCGCAGGGCAGCGCGCCCTCGACGACGACGCTCTCGAGGAAGAACTCGCGGTGGTGCCGGTTGGCCACGACGACGGCGCCCGGCTCGCCGAAGCCGGCGTCCACCGTGAACTCCGCCGTGTACACCACGTGCTCCCCCCTGGCGCCCCGCTTCGCGCACCAGTCCTTGATCGACGCCCCGCCGCTCCGCACCGCCTTGCTCGTCCCTGCCGACGGCGAGACGGATCCATGAGCGTCACGTGTGGCGGCAAAACTAGTTGGGAAACGTGGCAGCGGACAAAAGTAAAATCTGGGACTCCACGCAGCTTTGCCGGCCACATGTTGATGGGAGAAAAATAAGGGAGAAATGATGGGGAGGGGAGGAAAACATGCCGATTGCAGTCGTGCATGGTGATTCTGGTCGGCACCCTCCACAAAAAGAAAGCGATTCCGCCCGGTCACAAAAAGAACAGAAAGTGATTCTGATCATCAGCTTTGCAATATTCGGCAGTGGTTTTTTTGATATCATGGGGAGTAAACGTCCATGGAAAATGTAGAGGGAGTATCCTACTAGTGGAAACACTCCAGATGAATGACATGACCGTATCACAAAGACACCATTATTGGATCGTCCGGCTGCATCTCCTGGTCCTGGATCCGGCTGCCACCTACCAATTTGGTCTGGACCATCAACAGCAGACGAAGCAACAGCTCTGCGTATCTGCACTAGCTCCAAACAACTCGAACGAGCAGCGATCGGAACAAATATTTTGCCAAGATTGAACAGCTCCAAAGACGATTGGGGA from Triticum aestivum cultivar Chinese Spring chromosome 4A, IWGSC CS RefSeq v2.1, whole genome shotgun sequence harbors:
- the LOC123084716 gene encoding probable lipoxygenase 6 encodes the protein MAASCRELAGAGLARPATSSSQPGRSRNDLCFAPLRQEGRGHQGRIRRRGVKVVAAVSEELPRLASAGKGAGAAARPPQGKVALRAAVTVRRKQKEDLKEAVAGHLDALWDMVGRGVLLELVSTKIDPRTSKAVRSGGASIKDWCAKRGARGEHVVYTAEFTVDAGFGEPGAVVVANRHHREFFLESVVVEGALPCGTVYFDCNSWVQTTGELPGDGNRVFFSNKPYLPSQTPPGLREIREKVLRDLRGDGTGVRKISDQIYDYAMYNDLGNPDRGKEFIRPILGGDKIPYPRRCRTGRPPTDTNMLSESRVEKPHRIYVPRDETFEELKQGAFISGRLRAVLHTLIPSLIASISAETHNFQGFHHVDNLYKEGLRLKLGLQEHLFQKIPFVQKIQESSEGMLRYDTPSILSKDKFAWLRDDEFARQAVAGINPVSIERLTVFPPVSKLDPATYGPPESSITEQHIAGQLNGLTVQEAIDKEKLFIVDHHDVYMPFLDRINAIEGRKAYATRAIFFLTQGGTLKPVAIELSLPPAQSGEPQPSKVLTPACDATSNWIWMLGKAHVSSNDAGVHQLVNHWLRTHAIMEPFILAAHRRMSAMHPIFKLLHPHMRYTLEINALARQSLINAEGVIESCFTPGPVSGEISSAYYGNHWRFDLEGLPADLLRRGVAVEDATQPHGIRLLIEDYPYANDGLLLWSAIGNWVESYVQLYYPDAGTVQSDDELQEWYHESIHVGHADLRDAPWWPPLSTPRDLANILTTLVWLASAQHAALNFGQYPLGGYVPNRPPLMRRLLPDPERDAAEYAMFLADPHRFFLNAMPGVLEATKFMAVVDTLSTHSPDEEYLGESLDEGAAPWTGDEEALAAHGMFAADVRRAEETIERRNADHGRRNRCGAGVLPYELLAPSSPPGVTCRGVPNSISI